In Cervus canadensis isolate Bull #8, Minnesota chromosome 6, ASM1932006v1, whole genome shotgun sequence, one DNA window encodes the following:
- the SLC28A2 gene encoding sodium/nucleoside cotransporter 2 isoform X2 — protein MEKTNGKEAFALSTVETGIENPGLKLTEEGINPEGSKRTEEGGHSLRRGGLEPPTQLRRTLQPFTRARSFCKTHAGLFKKILLSLLCLAYAAYFLAACILDFHRALALFILTCLVLLVLVHRFLKRLFGDKLTRCLRPLENSRLKFWMKWVLAGVSLIGLILWLALDTAQRPEQLISFVGICMFIIILFACSKHHSAVSWRAVLWGLGLQFVFGILVIRTDPGFNAFRWLGEQVQIFLSYTVAGSSFVFGDVLVKDVFAFQALPIILFFGCVMSILYYLGLVQWVVQKIAWFLQITMGTTATETLAVAGNIFVGMTEAPLLIRPYLADMTLSEIHAVMTGGFATISGTVLGAFISFGIDASSLISASVMAAPSALALSKLVYPEVEESKFKNKAGVKLPRGKEKNVLEAASNGATDAVGLATNVAANLIAFLAVLAFINAALSWLGEMVDIQGLTFQVICSYVLRPMVFMMGVEWADCPMVAEMVGMKFFTNEFVAFQQLSQYKNKRLSGVEEWIKGKKQWISVRAEIITTFSLCGFANLSSIGITLGGLTSMVPHRKSDLSKVVVSALFTGACVSLISACVAGILYVPRGAETDCVSFLNMSFTNRTYETYVCCRELFQSTSLNGTYNPPSFSGPWEDKEFSAIALYNCCDLYTSAVCV, from the exons ATggagaaaacaaatggaaaagagGCCTTTGCTTTGTCCACTGTGGAGACTGGCATAGAGAACCCAGGGCTGAAACTCACG GAAGAAGGGATAAATCCTGAGGGAAGCAAGAGGACTGAAGAGGGAGGACACAGCCTCAGGAGGGGTGGATTGGAACCTCCCACACAACTGAG GAGGACCCTACAGCCTTTCACCAGGGCAAGAAGTTTCTGTAAAACACATGCTGGCTTGTTCAAGAAGATCCTGCTGAGCCTGCTGTGTTTGG cttATGCTGCCTACTTCCTGGCAGCTTGCATCTTGGATTTCCATAGGGCACTGGCCTTGTTCATCCTCACCTGTTTGGTGCTTTTGGTCCTGGTTCACCGCTTTCTAAAAAGGCTCTTTGGTGATAAATTGACGAGATGTCTCAGGCCCCTTGAAAACTCCCGCCTGAAGTTTTGGATGAAATG GGTGTTGGCAGGAGTCTCTTTGATTGGCCTTATCTTGTGGCTGGCTCTGGACACAGCCCAAAGGCCAGAGCAGTTGATCTCCTTTGTGGGAATCTGCATGTTCATCATCATCCTCTTTGCCTGCTCCAAACACCATAGCGCA GTGTCCTGGAGGGCAGTGCTTTGGGGCCTAGGTCTTCAGTTTGTCTTTGGGATCTTGGTCATCAGAACTGATCCTGGATTTAATGCATTTCGGTGGCTGGGAGAACAGGTTCAG attttcctcAGCTATACAGTGGCTggctccagttttgtttttgggGATGTTCTGGTCAAAGATGTCTTCGCTTTTCAG GCCTTACCCATCATCCTTTTCTTTGGATGTGTGATGTCCATCCTTTACTACCTGGGCCTTGTGCAGTGGGTTGTTCAGAAG ATTGCCTGGTTTTTGCAAATCACCATGGGCACCACTGCCACAGAGACCCTGGCTGTGGCAGGAAACATCTTTGTGGGTATG ACGGAGGCACCTCTGCTCATCCGTCCATACCTTGCAGACATGACGCTCTCTGAAATCCATGCAGTGATGACTGGAGGGTTTGCCACCATTTCAGGCACTGTGTTGGGAGCCTTCATATCCTTTGGG ATTGATGCATCATCCTTGATTTCTGCCTCTGTGATGGCTGCCCCTTCTGCTCTTGCTTTGTCAAAGCTGGTATATCCGGAAGTGGAGGAGTCCAAGTTCAAGAATAAAGCAGGGGTAAAATTGCCCCGTGG gaaggagaagaatgtCCTGGAAGCTGCCAGCAATGGAGCCACAGATGCCGTAGGCCTTGCTACTAACGTAGCAGCCAACCTGATTGCCTTTTTGGCCGTGTTGGCCTTCATCAATGCTGCCCTCTCCTGGCTCGGGGAAATGGTAGACATACAGGGACTCACTTTTCAG GTCATCTGCTCCTATGTCTTAAGGCCCATGGTTTTCATGATGGGTGTCGAGTGGGCAGACTGTCCAATGGTGGCTGAGATGGTGGGGATGAAATTCTTCACGAACGAGTTTGTGGCCTTTCAGCAACTGTCTCAGTACAAAAACAAGCGTCTCTCTGGAGTGGAGGAGTGGATCAAAGGCAAGAAGCAGTGGATTTCT GTGAGAGCTGAAATCATTACAACGTTTTCACTCTGTGGATTTGCCAATCTTAGTTCCATAGGAATCACACTGGGAGGCTTGA CATCAATGGTACCCCACCGGaagagtgacttgtccaaggttgTGGTCAGTGCTCTCTTCACAGGGGCCTGTGTATCCCTTATCAGTGCCTGTGTGGCAG GAATCCTCTATGTCCCCAGGGGAGCAGAAACTGACTGTGTCTCCTTCCTAAACATGAGTTTCACCAACCGAACCTATGAGACCTACGTGTGCTGCAGAGAGCTCTTTCAAAG
- the SLC28A2 gene encoding sodium/nucleoside cotransporter 2 isoform X1: MARQGRHFLDLGSRILLRLFLNCFLTLGEQEMEKTNGKEAFALSTVETGIENPGLKLTEEGINPEGSKRTEEGGHSLRRGGLEPPTQLRRTLQPFTRARSFCKTHAGLFKKILLSLLCLAYAAYFLAACILDFHRALALFILTCLVLLVLVHRFLKRLFGDKLTRCLRPLENSRLKFWMKWVLAGVSLIGLILWLALDTAQRPEQLISFVGICMFIIILFACSKHHSAVSWRAVLWGLGLQFVFGILVIRTDPGFNAFRWLGEQVQIFLSYTVAGSSFVFGDVLVKDVFAFQALPIILFFGCVMSILYYLGLVQWVVQKIAWFLQITMGTTATETLAVAGNIFVGMTEAPLLIRPYLADMTLSEIHAVMTGGFATISGTVLGAFISFGIDASSLISASVMAAPSALALSKLVYPEVEESKFKNKAGVKLPRGKEKNVLEAASNGATDAVGLATNVAANLIAFLAVLAFINAALSWLGEMVDIQGLTFQVICSYVLRPMVFMMGVEWADCPMVAEMVGMKFFTNEFVAFQQLSQYKNKRLSGVEEWIKGKKQWISVRAEIITTFSLCGFANLSSIGITLGGLTSMVPHRKSDLSKVVVSALFTGACVSLISACVAGILYVPRGAETDCVSFLNMSFTNRTYETYVCCRELFQSTSLNGTYNPPSFSGPWEDKEFSAIALYNCCDLYTSAVCV; this comes from the exons GAGAACAGGAGATggagaaaacaaatggaaaagagGCCTTTGCTTTGTCCACTGTGGAGACTGGCATAGAGAACCCAGGGCTGAAACTCACG GAAGAAGGGATAAATCCTGAGGGAAGCAAGAGGACTGAAGAGGGAGGACACAGCCTCAGGAGGGGTGGATTGGAACCTCCCACACAACTGAG GAGGACCCTACAGCCTTTCACCAGGGCAAGAAGTTTCTGTAAAACACATGCTGGCTTGTTCAAGAAGATCCTGCTGAGCCTGCTGTGTTTGG cttATGCTGCCTACTTCCTGGCAGCTTGCATCTTGGATTTCCATAGGGCACTGGCCTTGTTCATCCTCACCTGTTTGGTGCTTTTGGTCCTGGTTCACCGCTTTCTAAAAAGGCTCTTTGGTGATAAATTGACGAGATGTCTCAGGCCCCTTGAAAACTCCCGCCTGAAGTTTTGGATGAAATG GGTGTTGGCAGGAGTCTCTTTGATTGGCCTTATCTTGTGGCTGGCTCTGGACACAGCCCAAAGGCCAGAGCAGTTGATCTCCTTTGTGGGAATCTGCATGTTCATCATCATCCTCTTTGCCTGCTCCAAACACCATAGCGCA GTGTCCTGGAGGGCAGTGCTTTGGGGCCTAGGTCTTCAGTTTGTCTTTGGGATCTTGGTCATCAGAACTGATCCTGGATTTAATGCATTTCGGTGGCTGGGAGAACAGGTTCAG attttcctcAGCTATACAGTGGCTggctccagttttgtttttgggGATGTTCTGGTCAAAGATGTCTTCGCTTTTCAG GCCTTACCCATCATCCTTTTCTTTGGATGTGTGATGTCCATCCTTTACTACCTGGGCCTTGTGCAGTGGGTTGTTCAGAAG ATTGCCTGGTTTTTGCAAATCACCATGGGCACCACTGCCACAGAGACCCTGGCTGTGGCAGGAAACATCTTTGTGGGTATG ACGGAGGCACCTCTGCTCATCCGTCCATACCTTGCAGACATGACGCTCTCTGAAATCCATGCAGTGATGACTGGAGGGTTTGCCACCATTTCAGGCACTGTGTTGGGAGCCTTCATATCCTTTGGG ATTGATGCATCATCCTTGATTTCTGCCTCTGTGATGGCTGCCCCTTCTGCTCTTGCTTTGTCAAAGCTGGTATATCCGGAAGTGGAGGAGTCCAAGTTCAAGAATAAAGCAGGGGTAAAATTGCCCCGTGG gaaggagaagaatgtCCTGGAAGCTGCCAGCAATGGAGCCACAGATGCCGTAGGCCTTGCTACTAACGTAGCAGCCAACCTGATTGCCTTTTTGGCCGTGTTGGCCTTCATCAATGCTGCCCTCTCCTGGCTCGGGGAAATGGTAGACATACAGGGACTCACTTTTCAG GTCATCTGCTCCTATGTCTTAAGGCCCATGGTTTTCATGATGGGTGTCGAGTGGGCAGACTGTCCAATGGTGGCTGAGATGGTGGGGATGAAATTCTTCACGAACGAGTTTGTGGCCTTTCAGCAACTGTCTCAGTACAAAAACAAGCGTCTCTCTGGAGTGGAGGAGTGGATCAAAGGCAAGAAGCAGTGGATTTCT GTGAGAGCTGAAATCATTACAACGTTTTCACTCTGTGGATTTGCCAATCTTAGTTCCATAGGAATCACACTGGGAGGCTTGA CATCAATGGTACCCCACCGGaagagtgacttgtccaaggttgTGGTCAGTGCTCTCTTCACAGGGGCCTGTGTATCCCTTATCAGTGCCTGTGTGGCAG GAATCCTCTATGTCCCCAGGGGAGCAGAAACTGACTGTGTCTCCTTCCTAAACATGAGTTTCACCAACCGAACCTATGAGACCTACGTGTGCTGCAGAGAGCTCTTTCAAAG